A single region of the Candidatus Parcubacteria bacterium genome encodes:
- a CDS encoding cohesin domain-containing protein: MYKALSTLAILLGIVLLPSTTEASSFVLENKTITVEAGKTFTLPVTVAPGAGEKLYTAKLALDFSPEMLEVVSFTFKPSWLSVSQPGYDSVDNPRGEMIKTAGFPKGFSSSVSFGTVTFRAKSVGEDVISVGPRSLILDATNKDTLTSREQARVTVRAASSLPQSAPAKPAEDPNLFDISHSPEIQTAGVGLVSRVAPGEFLTFSVKLLNFGNKNKVDVGLSYNVTDSEGKVIYHAEETVAVETTASFVKTIQIPYETKPGRYVVRSFITYKDQVAPAQTEFPFTVEDKVLGLFLSDFTLYGGTTVTLSILSVLGYTLFRRYKKETRFAPFAYANVPSDVRIFYEILSDTIMGMRQRVGDDALFVASQIEGLKIDISTGRVLSVGENPSKIIASLVYEYEKLLGKKVSFSLRPESIAA; this comes from the coding sequence ATGTATAAAGCGCTTTCGACTCTCGCGATCCTGCTCGGTATAGTTCTCCTTCCTTCCACTACGGAAGCAAGTTCCTTTGTTCTCGAGAACAAGACGATAACGGTGGAGGCTGGTAAGACATTCACTCTACCGGTCACGGTGGCACCAGGGGCGGGTGAGAAGCTCTACACCGCCAAGCTCGCACTCGACTTTTCGCCAGAGATGCTCGAAGTCGTCTCCTTCACTTTTAAGCCATCTTGGCTCTCCGTCTCCCAGCCTGGCTATGACTCTGTCGACAATCCGAGAGGTGAGATGATAAAGACTGCAGGATTCCCCAAGGGGTTCTCTTCTTCTGTTTCCTTCGGCACAGTGACCTTCCGCGCCAAGAGCGTCGGGGAGGACGTCATCAGCGTTGGCCCTCGTTCTCTCATCCTCGATGCTACTAATAAGGATACGTTGACTTCCCGAGAGCAGGCGCGAGTCACTGTCAGGGCAGCATCCTCTCTCCCGCAGTCTGCTCCTGCGAAGCCTGCGGAAGACCCGAACCTCTTCGATATAAGTCATTCTCCTGAGATACAGACGGCAGGCGTGGGGCTCGTGTCCCGGGTCGCTCCAGGTGAGTTCCTCACGTTTTCAGTAAAGCTGCTCAATTTTGGTAACAAGAACAAGGTCGATGTGGGGCTCTCTTACAACGTCACAGACTCAGAAGGGAAGGTAATCTACCACGCGGAAGAGACGGTGGCGGTCGAGACTACCGCGAGCTTCGTGAAGACCATCCAGATCCCGTATGAGACGAAGCCTGGTCGCTACGTGGTGAGGAGCTTCATCACCTACAAGGATCAAGTCGCTCCTGCGCAGACCGAATTTCCCTTCACTGTGGAGGACAAGGTCCTCGGTCTCTTCCTGAGCGACTTCACTCTCTATGGAGGCACTACGGTTACTCTCAGTATTCTCTCGGTCCTGGGCTACACCCTGTTCCGCCGGTATAAGAAGGAGACTCGGTTCGCGCCGTTCGCATACGCCAATGTCCCTAGCGATGTTCGCATCTTCTATGAGATCCTCAGCGACACCATCATGGGCATGCGTCAGAGAGTAGGGGATGATGCGCTCTTCGTCGCCTCTCAGATCGAAGGATTGAAGATAGATATCTCTACTGGCAGGGTGCTCTCCGTAGGGGAGAATCCTTCCAAAATCATCGCCTCTCTCGTATACGAATACGAGAAGCTTCTCGGCAAGAAGGTGTCCTTCTCGCTCCGTCCGGAGTCGATAGCTGCATAA
- a CDS encoding response regulator, with product MKKKKTILIVEDDDNIRDLVVIALTPKGHTLLQAKNGAEGVELALANHPDLILLDLMMPVMDGMTAFKKIREDAWGKNVPVIIMTNLSATEDKLVADMVANKPLHYLIKSDWEIPDVIKKIEAALGL from the coding sequence ATGAAAAAGAAAAAGACCATCCTCATAGTGGAAGACGATGACAACATACGCGATCTGGTGGTAATCGCCCTTACGCCCAAAGGGCACACCTTGCTCCAGGCGAAGAACGGTGCGGAAGGAGTGGAGCTCGCCCTTGCGAATCATCCTGATCTCATCCTGCTTGATCTCATGATGCCGGTGATGGATGGTATGACAGCTTTCAAGAAGATCCGCGAAGACGCTTGGGGCAAGAACGTACCGGTCATCATCATGACCAACCTCAGCGCCACGGAAGACAAGCTGGTAGCGGACATGGTGGCCAACAAGCCCCTCCATTACCTCATTAAGTCTGACTGGGAGATTCCGGACGTGATCAAGAAGATCGAAGCCGCCCTAGGTCTCTGA
- a CDS encoding peptidoglycan-binding protein: MKRFIFRSLTTSLLAASFVLASLPAEALTLSEAPGTPTSPLTTYINGADRASFSVTVPLSTSTTGAVAGDTLELYVNGVSFPSPVTAVLSSNDVDVTGSHTFTLALTFANNLSNGVKNFTAALSSDGVSTSTASLVPLTLTLDTAAPTLSPVSLSSDDATTTVANVGNVVTLSFTSNESIAAPTVTLAGRSATAIGGPTSWSASTTMISADTDGSIPFSIAFADLAGNVGTTVSTVRGGGQNVTFDHTPPVLVMSDIVTAASSSAGTIVQFPALAADAIGGNKAIVCDRLSGSVFAIGTTTVSCTASDALNNSTSTSFTVLVRSFTSLSTNTSLYAGAQQVVVNATTSATSTVSIPVDATSPTLNLAALLSTTSDSASVSLGGALAVEAVRGGNTIAVAFPAGLTVTGPSSWNGVLNLPTVKASDSVTVTPTANYRASVGQVIEIGAGDVALTLDRAVRILIPGAWQAFLGWSRNGTFGAITTVCNADNQGVVDAQLSAGADCRVNIGQDTAIWTKHFSSFFPYGETPISSVSSGGNGGGGGGGGGGFISAQTSVSVQTAPATPSLSVEPVGAVLGASTYRFSTTLKKGSRGTAVKELQKILKEEGLFDEEITGLFGNVTLQAVKAYQKKNKLEAVGEVGPATRKLLNARATSSPAQSTDALRAQIDQLLLLVKALQAQMKTAGN; this comes from the coding sequence GTGAAAAGATTCATTTTCCGCAGTCTAACCACTTCTCTACTCGCTGCCTCTTTCGTACTCGCTTCGCTCCCTGCAGAGGCCCTGACGCTCTCCGAAGCTCCTGGTACGCCGACCTCTCCGCTCACGACGTATATCAACGGGGCAGACCGGGCAAGTTTCTCTGTCACCGTTCCTCTCTCTACCAGTACGACCGGCGCTGTGGCGGGAGACACGCTCGAACTCTACGTGAACGGAGTTTCCTTTCCTTCTCCTGTGACCGCGGTGCTCTCGAGTAATGATGTGGATGTCACAGGTTCTCATACCTTCACTCTTGCTCTGACTTTCGCCAACAACCTGAGTAACGGGGTGAAGAATTTCACCGCAGCTCTCTCTTCTGATGGGGTGAGTACGAGTACGGCGAGTCTCGTCCCCCTTACACTTACTCTAGATACGGCGGCGCCGACGCTCTCGCCAGTGTCTCTCTCTTCAGACGATGCGACCACCACCGTCGCGAATGTTGGAAATGTGGTCACGCTTTCCTTTACTTCGAACGAAAGTATCGCTGCACCCACCGTGACGCTTGCGGGGCGTTCGGCGACCGCTATCGGAGGACCTACCTCCTGGTCCGCTTCGACCACGATGATTTCTGCGGATACCGACGGAAGCATTCCGTTCAGTATCGCTTTTGCCGACCTCGCGGGTAACGTGGGTACCACCGTCTCTACTGTCCGTGGTGGGGGACAGAACGTTACCTTTGACCATACGCCGCCGGTGCTGGTGATGTCTGACATAGTCACTGCTGCCTCCTCTTCCGCTGGAACTATCGTTCAGTTCCCAGCGCTTGCGGCCGATGCAATCGGGGGGAATAAGGCGATCGTGTGCGACCGTCTCTCGGGTTCCGTCTTTGCGATCGGTACGACGACGGTGAGCTGTACGGCGAGCGATGCTCTCAATAACTCGACGTCCACCTCCTTTACTGTTTTGGTCCGTAGCTTCACCTCTCTTTCTACTAATACCTCTCTGTATGCGGGAGCGCAGCAGGTGGTAGTGAACGCCACGACCTCGGCTACCTCTACTGTCTCTATACCTGTTGATGCAACGAGCCCTACGTTGAATCTTGCAGCGCTGCTCTCTACTACGAGTGATAGCGCGAGCGTGAGCCTAGGTGGCGCGCTTGCTGTGGAGGCGGTGAGGGGCGGCAATACGATCGCGGTCGCATTTCCTGCGGGGCTCACGGTCACCGGCCCTTCTTCCTGGAACGGTGTGCTCAATCTGCCCACGGTGAAGGCGAGCGATAGTGTCACGGTTACACCTACCGCTAATTACCGGGCGAGCGTGGGGCAGGTCATAGAGATAGGCGCTGGTGACGTTGCGCTGACGCTCGATCGTGCCGTACGCATCCTCATTCCTGGTGCTTGGCAGGCGTTCCTTGGCTGGAGCCGTAACGGAACCTTCGGCGCGATCACTACGGTCTGTAACGCTGACAATCAAGGTGTTGTAGATGCACAACTTTCTGCCGGAGCAGATTGTCGCGTCAACATCGGCCAGGATACGGCTATATGGACTAAGCACTTCAGTTCCTTCTTCCCTTATGGAGAGACGCCCATCTCCTCTGTGTCTTCCGGAGGAAATGGCGGTGGAGGAGGGGGAGGTGGCGGTGGCTTCATATCCGCCCAGACATCAGTGTCTGTTCAAACCGCACCTGCAACCCCTTCTCTTTCTGTAGAGCCTGTGGGTGCTGTTCTCGGTGCCTCGACCTATCGCTTCTCTACGACGCTCAAGAAAGGTTCGCGCGGTACGGCAGTGAAGGAGCTGCAGAAGATCCTCAAGGAAGAAGGCCTTTTCGATGAAGAGATCACTGGTCTCTTTGGAAACGTGACTCTACAGGCGGTTAAAGCGTATCAGAAGAAGAACAAGCTTGAGGCGGTAGGCGAAGTGGGGCCGGCTACGCGCAAGCTTCTCAATGCGCGCGCCACTTCCTCCCCAGCGCAATCGACAGATGCCCTTCGTGCGCAGATAGATCAGCTTCTCCTTTTGGTAAAGGCGCTCCAGGCGCAGATGAAGACGGCGGGTAATTAA
- a CDS encoding CAP domain-containing protein — MHRTLRTLARFFIPSKGNRYKPRFFTARPVGLILAVLVLLELGVLAQGMLLTRSDRYLTSVLPGALAAFSNEARSEAALPALRPDAHLAKAALLKAEDMASRGYFSHQTPEGQEPWIFLEKAGYDYSYAGENLAVNFSDSQDVTDAWLLSPTHRANLLNADFSEVGFGVATGTYQGREAVFVVQFLAAPAGADVPVQPAMEVLPAEVSVGESGVSEVKAYVTSQSSLSGRILSSPRSLASTVNLILLAFIACLFALAMVLKLRAQQREAWSNGLLAISALAGLILLQGGLFPGEVFLPESAASVSLSVPR, encoded by the coding sequence ATGCACCGAACCCTCAGGACCTTGGCACGTTTCTTTATTCCTTCGAAAGGGAATCGCTATAAGCCGAGGTTCTTTACTGCGCGCCCGGTGGGTCTGATACTCGCCGTCCTGGTGCTCCTGGAGCTCGGAGTGCTCGCACAAGGAATGCTCCTTACGAGGAGCGATCGATATCTCACCAGCGTGCTCCCGGGGGCGCTCGCTGCTTTCTCGAATGAGGCCCGCAGCGAAGCCGCGCTTCCTGCGCTGCGCCCTGACGCACATCTTGCGAAGGCCGCCTTGCTCAAGGCGGAGGACATGGCCTCTCGCGGGTATTTCTCCCACCAGACCCCAGAGGGGCAGGAGCCCTGGATATTCTTGGAGAAAGCTGGGTATGACTATTCCTACGCTGGTGAGAACTTAGCGGTGAACTTTTCTGATTCCCAGGACGTCACTGATGCGTGGCTCCTCTCTCCGACGCATCGCGCCAATCTTTTGAACGCGGATTTCTCCGAAGTCGGCTTCGGCGTCGCCACCGGCACCTACCAGGGCAGGGAAGCAGTCTTTGTGGTGCAGTTCCTCGCGGCTCCTGCTGGCGCTGATGTTCCTGTGCAGCCGGCGATGGAAGTGCTTCCTGCGGAGGTCTCCGTAGGAGAGAGCGGAGTGTCGGAGGTGAAGGCCTACGTCACCAGCCAGTCTTCTCTCTCGGGTCGCATCCTTTCTTCTCCTCGATCCCTTGCAAGTACGGTGAACCTCATCTTGCTCGCGTTCATCGCCTGTCTCTTTGCTCTCGCTATGGTACTCAAGCTCCGTGCACAGCAGAGGGAGGCCTGGAGCAACGGCCTTCTAGCCATAAGCGCTCTCGCTGGTCTCATCCTCCTCCAGGGAGGCCTCTTCCCTGGAGAGGTATTCCTGCCGGAGAGTGCAGCGAGCGTTTCGCTCAGCGTCCCTCGGTAA
- a CDS encoding DUF2090 domain-containing protein, whose product MLGYQKPLYMLPFDHRTFLAKNLFGSTDLSPEERQTISHYKEIIYKGFLIALERGIPSGEGAILVDEEYGLSILKDAKSRGIITAASAEKSGGKGDEFEFAYGEEFREHLKRVRPTFAKALVRWNPAGSDHLLEDILKLRELSVFCRNEGIGFLLEPLTPVEPRERANALEQLIADFYRHGVEPDIWKVEGMPDRSGYERIVAAARADGRSEVGVIVLGRGEDLPIAKEWLAAARSIPGMIGFAVGRSIFWDTILSLHKKEISETEASKQIAGKFLDCYHVFTGIS is encoded by the coding sequence ATGCTTGGATATCAGAAGCCCCTTTACATGCTCCCGTTCGATCATCGGACGTTCCTGGCAAAAAACCTCTTCGGCTCTACCGACCTCTCTCCCGAAGAACGTCAGACCATCAGCCATTACAAGGAAATCATCTACAAAGGGTTCCTCATAGCGCTTGAGCGCGGCATTCCCTCTGGAGAAGGCGCCATCCTCGTGGATGAGGAGTATGGTCTCTCCATATTGAAGGATGCCAAGTCGCGCGGCATCATCACCGCAGCGAGCGCGGAGAAGAGCGGCGGAAAAGGAGATGAATTCGAATTCGCCTACGGCGAAGAATTCCGCGAGCACCTCAAGCGCGTACGTCCCACCTTTGCCAAGGCGCTGGTGCGCTGGAATCCCGCCGGCAGCGACCATCTCCTCGAGGACATCCTCAAGCTCCGCGAACTCTCCGTATTCTGCCGTAACGAAGGCATAGGATTCCTCCTCGAGCCTCTGACCCCCGTCGAACCTAGGGAGCGCGCAAACGCCTTGGAGCAGCTCATTGCGGATTTCTATCGGCACGGCGTCGAGCCGGACATCTGGAAGGTGGAGGGTATGCCAGATCGTTCCGGCTATGAACGCATCGTGGCTGCGGCGCGCGCGGATGGGCGCTCCGAGGTGGGAGTCATCGTCCTCGGTCGCGGCGAGGATCTCCCCATCGCCAAGGAGTGGCTCGCTGCGGCGCGCTCTATCCCCGGCATGATCGGATTCGCCGTAGGACGCAGCATCTTCTGGGATACCATCCTCTCACTCCACAAGAAAGAGATTTCCGAGACCGAGGCTTCGAAGCAGATCGCAGGGAAATTCCTGGATTGCTATCACGTATTTACTGGGATTTCTTAA
- a CDS encoding methyltransferase domain-containing protein, translating to MNPSRRPSPPSKASVTSWGSVAEWYDELLEGDKDSYQQQVILPNLLRLLAPKAGEKVLDVACGSGFFARAAASLGAQVIASDVSAELIKIAKEKPTTNIRYYASPAHKQPFLEAGSTDKAMIVLALQNIKEIRETLKEVARVLKPFGSLLIVLNHPSFRIPKESAWGYDEEKKTQYRRIDRYLSEISSEIEMHPGKPGSARTLSFHRPLQLYFKELRAAGFSVTHLEEWISHKKSQKGPRQKAEDQARKEIPLFMCLAAQKTLS from the coding sequence ATGAATCCCTCCAGACGACCTTCGCCTCCATCGAAAGCATCTGTTACTTCCTGGGGCAGCGTGGCGGAGTGGTATGACGAACTCCTCGAAGGGGACAAGGACAGCTATCAGCAGCAGGTCATACTGCCGAACCTCTTACGGCTCTTGGCCCCGAAAGCAGGAGAGAAGGTGCTCGACGTCGCTTGCGGCTCAGGTTTCTTCGCGCGTGCTGCAGCCTCTCTCGGCGCCCAAGTGATCGCTTCCGACGTGAGCGCGGAGCTCATTAAGATTGCCAAGGAGAAACCTACGACCAACATCCGCTACTATGCGTCTCCCGCGCATAAGCAGCCCTTCCTTGAAGCAGGGAGTACCGATAAGGCGATGATCGTGCTCGCACTCCAGAATATCAAGGAGATTCGTGAGACCCTGAAGGAGGTTGCTCGCGTGCTGAAGCCGTTCGGTTCGCTCCTCATTGTTCTCAATCACCCGTCTTTCCGCATACCCAAGGAGAGTGCCTGGGGGTACGATGAAGAGAAGAAGACGCAGTACCGACGTATCGACCGCTACCTCTCCGAGATCTCTTCAGAGATAGAGATGCATCCAGGGAAGCCGGGTAGTGCGCGGACGCTCTCGTTCCATCGTCCGCTCCAGCTCTATTTCAAGGAACTGCGTGCCGCAGGGTTCTCGGTGACGCACCTCGAAGAGTGGATCTCGCATAAGAAGAGCCAGAAAGGCCCGCGACAGAAAGCTGAGGACCAGGCGCGCAAGGAGATACCTCTTTTCATGTGCCTCGCTGCGCAAAAGACCCTCTCGTAG
- a CDS encoding HAD-IB family hydrolase, with protein MKKVAIFDIDGTLFRSSLLIELVDILVERGAFPQDAPKAYAKDKERWQNRQGSYENYINKTVKVFMENIKGVSYEDFSSATEIVSKRYKHRLYRYTRALLKRLKKQGYFLLAISQSPKGVLDPFGKALGFDKIYGRLYELGPSERFTGVITDLHLISNKANIVKRAIQKEGLTLEGSIGVGDTDGDISFLEMVETPICFNPNKGLYKHARRNGWKVVVERKDVIYEIPTGKKG; from the coding sequence ATGAAGAAGGTGGCAATATTCGATATCGACGGGACCCTCTTTCGCTCCAGTCTCCTCATTGAGCTCGTGGACATATTGGTAGAGCGCGGCGCTTTCCCGCAGGATGCGCCGAAGGCGTACGCCAAGGACAAGGAGCGCTGGCAGAACCGCCAGGGCTCGTATGAGAATTACATAAACAAGACGGTGAAGGTGTTCATGGAGAATATCAAAGGCGTCTCCTACGAAGATTTCAGCTCTGCTACGGAGATCGTCTCGAAGCGATACAAGCATCGCTTGTATCGCTACACCCGTGCCCTCTTGAAGCGCCTCAAGAAGCAGGGGTACTTCCTCCTCGCTATCTCTCAGTCCCCTAAGGGCGTACTCGATCCGTTCGGGAAGGCCTTAGGCTTCGACAAGATCTACGGACGTCTCTACGAGCTCGGGCCATCAGAGCGCTTCACTGGCGTGATCACTGATCTGCATCTCATCAGTAACAAGGCCAATATCGTGAAGCGTGCGATACAGAAGGAAGGACTTACCCTCGAGGGTTCCATAGGAGTAGGGGACACGGACGGCGACATCTCTTTCTTGGAGATGGTGGAAACACCTATTTGTTTCAATCCGAACAAGGGGTTGTATAAGCACGCGAGGCGGAATGGCTGGAAGGTGGTAGTGGAGCGGAAGGATGTCATCTATGAGATTCCTACAGGGAAGAAGGGATAA
- a CDS encoding tetratricopeptide repeat protein yields the protein MTTRVSVNSGSLLQNLEATGILALIGLVFLLPLWFLPTSFFPVLFSKTLLAGLVAFLLAGIFVLGRLKAGSVLLPRSVMVIAALLLPAAYALSALFSDSPAASFLGQMIEIDTVFFVVIASLLLLLTGFLVRTQQAVFNMAAALLGAFLLLSVYQLFHLLISPSVLSFGIFTGISATPLGSWVDIGAFAGLAALLVLITLELLPVEKTTRVILYVALALATIFLVVVNTVAVWYVLASSATLLALYRLSQAPKGVAYHPRHIPFRLAAAVVISIFFIFFGPAVNARISQTLGVSEIEARPSWQGTYAIGKETVSSQTLFGIGPNQFDRAWNLYRPQAVNVTPFWGVDFAMGIGVVPTALVTTGLVGFLAWLFLLGSIVWEGYRVMRAPRADAFVHYLTVLTLGAALYFVQLFVMHVPTPGMYLLGFIFFGLFLAHLRNREAITEKEVLFSGNPILSFGFISLFIVLLVGSVAGLYFLAGKGAGVAFFNRGATVYAETQDIDKAEALVARANRVDENDSYYRALSQLRLVRLGNLLNQSSTLPQEQVRAEFQTLLRDAIAYAQAAVAYDQYEYLNHIALAQAYESVVPLKISNAYENALSTYITAQSFAPKSPALPLALARLELLNDKPELAGKYIEAAFALKPDYTEAAFLSSQIAVALGDVKGAIASAEKTVTLAPNEPVAYFQLGLLYYNERRYADAIAAFERAVGLQGAYANARYFLGLSYASVGKSPDAIQQFEAIQVTNPDNKEVKAILENLRAGRPPLAGAATEEKNVPEKRPQLPVSDKKQEPSF from the coding sequence ATGACTACCCGCGTATCCGTAAACAGCGGCTCCCTCCTCCAGAACCTCGAGGCGACCGGTATCCTGGCTCTCATCGGCTTGGTCTTCCTCCTCCCTCTCTGGTTCCTGCCGACCTCCTTCTTCCCAGTTCTCTTCAGTAAGACCTTGCTTGCGGGGCTAGTGGCCTTCCTTCTTGCTGGGATCTTCGTCCTCGGGAGGCTCAAGGCGGGTTCGGTCCTCTTGCCGCGTTCAGTCATGGTGATCGCGGCCCTTCTTTTACCGGCTGCCTACGCCCTCTCTGCACTTTTTTCGGACTCTCCGGCCGCTTCTTTTCTCGGGCAGATGATTGAGATTGATACGGTATTCTTCGTGGTCATCGCTTCACTCCTCCTCCTCTTAACCGGCTTCTTGGTGCGTACACAGCAGGCGGTCTTCAATATGGCGGCCGCGCTCCTCGGCGCCTTCCTTCTCCTGAGCGTGTATCAGCTCTTTCATCTTTTGATAAGTCCTTCCGTGCTCTCCTTCGGTATTTTCACTGGGATAAGCGCGACGCCGCTCGGTTCCTGGGTGGATATCGGCGCCTTTGCGGGCCTAGCTGCGCTTCTCGTGCTCATCACGCTCGAGCTTTTGCCGGTAGAGAAGACCACTCGCGTCATCCTCTATGTGGCCCTGGCGCTCGCCACAATATTTCTTGTCGTCGTTAACACGGTCGCCGTCTGGTATGTGCTTGCTTCTTCCGCTACCCTGCTCGCACTCTACCGCCTCTCTCAGGCTCCCAAGGGCGTGGCCTATCATCCTCGCCATATTCCGTTCCGTCTTGCTGCAGCGGTGGTCATCTCGATATTCTTCATCTTCTTCGGTCCGGCGGTGAATGCTCGCATCTCCCAAACGCTCGGAGTCAGTGAGATTGAAGCTCGTCCTTCTTGGCAGGGAACCTATGCGATTGGCAAGGAGACCGTATCGAGCCAGACGCTCTTTGGTATTGGCCCGAACCAGTTTGACCGTGCGTGGAATCTTTATCGTCCGCAGGCGGTGAACGTCACTCCTTTCTGGGGTGTGGATTTTGCCATGGGCATCGGCGTGGTGCCGACGGCGCTCGTGACTACGGGCCTCGTGGGTTTCCTCGCGTGGCTCTTCCTGCTCGGCTCCATCGTCTGGGAGGGGTATCGGGTGATGCGCGCACCGAGAGCTGACGCCTTCGTTCACTACCTCACGGTCCTTACCTTGGGAGCGGCGCTCTACTTCGTTCAGCTCTTCGTCATGCACGTGCCGACACCAGGCATGTATCTCCTTGGCTTCATCTTCTTCGGGCTCTTCTTAGCGCATCTCCGCAACCGCGAAGCGATTACGGAGAAAGAGGTCCTCTTCAGCGGAAACCCAATACTCAGTTTCGGATTCATCTCCCTCTTCATTGTCCTCCTTGTCGGTTCCGTCGCGGGGCTCTACTTCCTCGCAGGGAAAGGCGCAGGCGTTGCTTTCTTCAATCGCGGGGCGACCGTGTACGCAGAGACGCAGGATATAGATAAGGCTGAAGCCTTGGTTGCCCGCGCGAATCGCGTGGACGAGAATGACTCTTATTATCGAGCTCTCTCGCAGCTCCGCCTCGTCCGCCTGGGGAACCTGCTGAACCAGTCTTCGACGCTTCCGCAGGAGCAGGTGCGCGCAGAGTTCCAGACGCTTCTCCGGGATGCGATCGCCTATGCTCAAGCTGCTGTAGCCTATGATCAGTATGAGTATCTTAATCACATCGCGCTCGCGCAGGCCTATGAGTCGGTGGTTCCGCTCAAGATCTCGAATGCGTATGAGAACGCTCTCTCGACCTACATCACCGCGCAGTCCTTTGCTCCCAAGAGTCCGGCTCTTCCGCTCGCTCTCGCTCGTTTGGAACTTCTAAATGACAAGCCTGAGCTCGCGGGTAAATACATCGAGGCTGCCTTCGCCTTGAAGCCCGATTACACTGAGGCCGCTTTCCTCAGCTCCCAGATCGCCGTAGCCCTGGGTGACGTGAAGGGTGCTATCGCTTCTGCTGAGAAGACCGTGACGCTTGCTCCGAATGAGCCAGTGGCTTATTTCCAGCTTGGTCTCCTCTACTACAACGAGCGCCGCTATGCGGACGCCATCGCTGCCTTCGAACGCGCGGTGGGGCTCCAGGGAGCCTATGCGAACGCGCGCTACTTCCTCGGCCTCTCCTACGCTTCAGTGGGGAAGAGCCCGGACGCTATCCAGCAGTTCGAAGCCATCCAGGTGACCAATCCGGATAACAAGGAGGTGAAGGCGATCCTTGAGAACCTGCGTGCAGGACGTCCGCCTCTCGCTGGCGCCGCTACGGAAGAGAAGAATGTGCCCGAGAAGCGTCCGCAGCTTCCGGTCTCGGACAAGAAACAGGAACCGTCTTTCTAA